A genome region from Haliotis asinina isolate JCU_RB_2024 chromosome 11, JCU_Hal_asi_v2, whole genome shotgun sequence includes the following:
- the LOC137256178 gene encoding glycoprotein-N-acetylgalactosamine 3-beta-galactosyltransferase 1-B-like, with product MTSPKNLGVKARVVRDTWSRRCNKVLFMSSVTDPKFPTVGLNVSEGREHLTAKTMQAFRYIYENHFDDADWFMKADDDTYVILENLRYFLTSQNKSEPAFFGHHFKVILKQGFYSGGGGYVLSKEALRRYGEKGHDPTVCRHDGGAEDVAFCRCMEKLGVRTVNTTDALGRSRFHCFRPEAHLVGNYPEWYYQYDANGAKKGIESISDFAISFHYVPPQKMYDLEFYIYHLRPYGIVSGTQELNRKEDGQAR from the exons ATGACGTCACCAAAAAACCTGGGTGTTAAAGCACGTGTGGTTCGTGACACGTGGAGTAGGCGCTGCAACAAAGTCCTGTTCATGAGCTCGGTGACAGATCCAAAGTTCCCTACAGTCGGATTAAACGTGTCTGAAGGACGGGAACATCTGACAGCCAAAACAATGCAAGCTTTCCGCTACATCTACGAAAACCACTTTGATGATGCTGACTGGTTCATGAAAGCTGACGATGACACATATGTTATTTTAGAAAATCTTCGGTATTTTCTGACGTCCCAAAACAAATCCGAGCCTGCATTTTTTGGCCATCATTTCAAGGTAATACTAAAACAAGGGTTCTATAGTGGTGGAGGAGGGTATGTGCTGAGTAAGGAGGCACTGAGGAGATATGGTGAGAAGGGACACGATCCCACAGTGTGCAGGCATGATGGTGGTGCAGAAGATGTAGCGTTCTGCAGATGTATGGAGAAGCTGGGGGTGAGAACAGTCAACACAACAGACGCTCTTGGGAGGAGCAGATTCCATTGTTTTCGGCCCGAGGCGCATTTGGTGGGTAACTACCCAGAATGGTATTACCAGTACGATGCAAATGGTGCTAAGAAG GGCATAGAGAGCATCTCCGACTTCGCCATATCCTTCCACTACGTGCCCCCACAGAAGATGTACGATCTGGAGTTTTACATCTACCACTTACGACCGTATGGCATTGTGTCCGGCACTCAGGAACTCAACAGAAAAgaggatggtcaggctcgctga